DNA from Candidatus Parvarchaeota archaeon:
CGGGAAAGCGGAGAAAAGACCAGTTACAGGCACGCCACAGTCAGGATTAACAATTCCTTTGGGGACGTGCTTGCCGTTGACAGCGAAATAGCAGACAATGACTCAACCAGAGCAAGGGGACTGATGTTCAGGGAGAGGCTCGAGGATGGCAAGGGCATGCTGTTTGTCTTTGGACAGCAAGGCAACTGGGGCTTTTACATGAAAAACATGAAAATTCCCCTTGATATAATATATATTTCTTCAGGTTCCGTGCAGGATAAGGGAAAAGGCCCCAGGGTTTCCAAAATAAGGGAAAGCTTCCAGCCGTGCAGGCCAAAGACGGCGTGTGAAGTAGACTACTCAGGCGACGCGGTTTTGTATGCGCTT
Protein-coding regions in this window:
- a CDS encoding DUF192 domain-containing protein, producing the protein MKVRNDGKGVIVLCILSLVALAFVPGCTVADGDGKNRESGEKTSYRHATVRINNSFGDVLAVDSEIADNDSTRARGLMFRERLEDGKGMLFVFGQQGNWGFYMKNMKIPLDIIYISSGSVQDKGKGPRVSKIRESFQPCRPKTACEVDYSGDAVLYALEVPAGWSKKNKIETGNLVYIDLA